Proteins co-encoded in one Gemmatimonadales bacterium genomic window:
- a CDS encoding protein kinase, with amino-acid sequence MASVQERLAAALADRYRLERGPDGELSLLGRGGTATVYLAHDLRHDRHVALKVVHPELAVSVGAERFLREIRFVARLSHPHILPLFDSGEADGLLYYVMPYLQGESLRRRLREGPLPLQVAIRITREVAMALDHAHRQGVIHRDIKPENILFEDDQAVVADFGIATAVEVAGGDRLTESGRAIGTPAYMSPEQAGGEDAQDGRSDIYSLGCVLYEMLGGQPPFTGATAQAVMAQQVMAPLPPLRSRRPEVPESVAQVLARALAKEPRDRFATAAEFSAALESALSTTRPAAGRSRHRAALLTAGAVTGAALMLALGLANRGEKPDETPSIVVLPFQNLGAAEDRYFTDGITEEITSRLAMLPSLGVISRTSAEQYRASPKPVKKIGRELGAEYVLEGSVRWEKSPGGTSRVRVTPQLIRVSDDRHLWAGRYDETLEEVFDVQSRIAEQVATALDLALREPDRQAIASRPTANLQAYDLYLRGNDYFTRAADPEGLRTAEQMYTRATELDPRFALAFARLARTHIWQFQLLADRTPERLAKARSAVDSALGLAPRLPEAHLALGQIHYWGELDYQQALREFRIAQAGDPGNGDLAWARGLVERRLGQWDQAIADLRRAVDLDPRSLVKNLDLFEVYLRRREYRQAGRYIDRALELEPDSPVYFYKAILVLARDGNLDAAAGVLKEGIRRVGMDAVVYWAPQSDAGAMLWRSLDSTAQAAVERLSIDRFGTDSGGYYLVKARAHRYRGDLATGRIYFDSAAAVLEGRSRVRPDDPSLHAALALAYAGGGRRGEAVREGLQAVELRPPSKDSWYGVDMLHNLAVVYAILGEAEPAVKQLRVLLAVPSWISVPWLRADPTWDAIRGHPEFQALVKRGT; translated from the coding sequence ATGGCGTCCGTCCAAGAACGTCTCGCTGCGGCTCTCGCCGATCGATACCGGCTCGAACGGGGGCCGGACGGTGAGCTGTCCCTGTTGGGTCGGGGCGGCACCGCCACGGTGTACCTCGCGCACGACCTCCGGCACGACCGTCACGTGGCGCTCAAGGTCGTGCATCCGGAGCTCGCCGTCTCGGTCGGAGCGGAGCGGTTCCTCCGGGAGATCCGCTTCGTCGCCCGGCTCTCCCATCCACATATCCTGCCGCTCTTCGATTCCGGTGAGGCCGACGGCCTGTTGTACTACGTCATGCCTTACCTCCAGGGCGAGTCCCTGCGCCGGCGGCTGCGCGAGGGACCGCTTCCCCTCCAGGTGGCCATACGGATTACCCGCGAGGTCGCGATGGCCCTGGATCATGCCCATCGCCAGGGGGTGATCCACCGCGACATCAAGCCGGAGAACATCTTGTTCGAGGACGATCAGGCGGTCGTCGCCGACTTCGGCATCGCCACGGCGGTGGAAGTCGCCGGGGGAGATCGGCTCACCGAGTCCGGGCGGGCCATCGGGACGCCGGCCTACATGAGCCCGGAACAGGCGGGGGGCGAGGATGCCCAGGACGGCAGAAGCGACATCTATAGCCTGGGATGCGTGCTCTACGAGATGCTTGGAGGCCAGCCACCGTTCACCGGTGCTACGGCACAGGCGGTCATGGCCCAGCAGGTGATGGCGCCGCTGCCGCCGCTCCGGTCCCGCCGACCGGAAGTGCCGGAATCGGTAGCTCAGGTACTGGCCCGGGCGCTGGCCAAGGAGCCACGGGATCGCTTCGCCACGGCGGCGGAGTTCAGCGCCGCGCTGGAAAGCGCTCTGTCGACCACTCGGCCAGCCGCTGGCCGGTCACGCCACCGGGCCGCACTCCTGACAGCCGGGGCAGTCACCGGGGCGGCCCTCATGCTCGCCCTCGGCCTGGCGAACCGGGGTGAGAAACCAGACGAGACACCGTCCATCGTCGTGCTGCCATTCCAGAACCTGGGCGCGGCGGAAGACCGCTACTTCACCGATGGCATCACCGAGGAGATCACCAGCCGGCTGGCCATGCTCCCCAGCCTCGGCGTCATCTCCCGGACCAGCGCCGAGCAGTATCGGGCCAGTCCAAAGCCGGTGAAAAAGATCGGGCGGGAGCTCGGCGCCGAGTACGTCCTCGAGGGCAGTGTGCGATGGGAGAAGTCCCCCGGAGGGACCAGCCGGGTGCGGGTCACCCCGCAGCTCATCCGGGTATCGGACGACCGGCACCTCTGGGCCGGGCGCTACGACGAGACGCTCGAGGAGGTCTTCGACGTGCAGTCCAGGATCGCGGAGCAGGTCGCGACCGCCCTGGACCTGGCACTGCGTGAGCCGGACCGCCAGGCCATCGCCTCGCGACCCACCGCGAATCTCCAGGCCTACGACCTGTACCTTCGGGGAAACGATTATTTCACCCGTGCCGCCGATCCCGAAGGGCTTCGCACGGCCGAGCAGATGTACACCAGGGCCACCGAGCTGGATCCCCGCTTCGCGCTGGCCTTCGCCCGGCTGGCCCGGACCCACATCTGGCAATTCCAGCTCCTCGCGGACCGGACCCCTGAGCGTCTGGCCAAGGCTCGGAGCGCCGTCGATTCCGCGCTCGGGCTCGCGCCCCGTTTGCCGGAGGCGCACCTCGCGCTGGGACAGATCCACTACTGGGGCGAGCTCGATTATCAGCAGGCGCTCCGGGAATTCCGGATCGCCCAGGCGGGCGACCCTGGGAACGGCGACCTCGCCTGGGCGCGAGGACTGGTCGAGCGGCGCCTGGGCCAGTGGGACCAGGCGATCGCGGACCTGCGGCGTGCCGTCGACCTCGACCCGAGATCACTGGTCAAGAACCTCGACCTGTTCGAGGTGTACCTGCGCCGGCGGGAGTATCGGCAGGCGGGGCGCTACATCGACCGAGCCCTCGAGCTGGAGCCGGACTCGCCGGTCTATTTCTACAAGGCCATTCTGGTCCTCGCGCGGGACGGAAATCTCGACGCGGCCGCCGGGGTCTTGAAGGAGGGGATCCGTCGGGTCGGAATGGACGCAGTGGTCTACTGGGCTCCGCAGTCCGACGCCGGCGCAATGCTCTGGCGGAGCCTGGACAGCACGGCCCAGGCGGCCGTCGAGCGTCTCTCCATCGACCGCTTCGGCACCGATTCCGGGGGCTACTATCTCGTCAAGGCCAGGGCGCACCGGTACCGGGGCGATCTCGCGACCGGGCGGATCTACTTCGATTCCGCGGCGGCGGTCCTGGAGGGCAGGAGCCGGGTTCGACCGGACGATCCCTCGCTTCACGCGGCGCTCGCCCTCGCCTACGCGGGCGGAGGGCGCCGGGGAGAAGCCGTTCGGGAGGGCCTGCAGGCCGTGGAGCTTCGGCCACCCTCGAAGGACAGCTGGTATGGGGTGGACATGCTGCACAACCTGGCGGTGGTGTACGCCATCCTGGGCGAGGCCGAGCCGGCAGTGAAGCAGCTCCGAGTGCTGCTCGCGGTGCCCTCCTGGATCTCGGTTCCCTGGCTCCGGGCTGACCCGACGTGGGATGCCATCCGTGGGCATCCGGAGTTCCAGGCGCTGGTGAAGCGGGGCACGTGA
- a CDS encoding helix-turn-helix domain-containing protein has protein sequence MMPTPSLHVIHRADSAAVVLDPIRQRLLGALSQPDSAAGLARRLRLPRQKINYHLRALEAAGVVELVEERRKGNCIERVVRATARSFMISPEALGALGPTAETASDRLSAAYLMSAAGRTIRDVASLDARARKEGRRIATLTLETDVRFASAASRAAFAEELADTLARLAAKYHDDRATGGREFRLLATVHPTPKDRP, from the coding sequence ATGATGCCGACGCCCTCCCTCCATGTCATCCACCGAGCCGACTCCGCCGCCGTGGTGCTCGACCCCATCCGGCAGCGGCTGCTCGGCGCACTGAGCCAGCCCGATTCGGCCGCCGGACTCGCCCGCCGGCTGCGGCTCCCCCGCCAGAAGATCAACTACCACCTCCGGGCCCTCGAGGCCGCCGGCGTGGTCGAGCTGGTCGAGGAGCGCCGCAAGGGGAACTGCATCGAGCGAGTGGTCCGCGCCACCGCGCGGTCGTTCATGATCAGCCCGGAGGCCCTCGGGGCCCTCGGACCCACCGCGGAAACGGCGAGCGATCGTCTCAGCGCGGCGTACCTCATGTCCGCCGCCGGGCGGACCATCCGGGATGTCGCCTCGCTCGACGCACGCGCGCGGAAAGAAGGTAGGCGGATCGCCACCCTCACCCTCGAAACGGATGTGCGCTTCGCCAGCGCGGCCTCCCGGGCCGCCTTTGCCGAGGAGTTGGCGGACACGCTGGCCCGCCTCGCGGCCAAGTACCACGACGATCGGGCCACCGGGGGCCGGGAATTCCGGCTGCTCGCGACCGTTCATCCGACGCCCAAAGATCGACCATGA
- a CDS encoding SRPBCC domain-containing protein yields MKETTMEKTATEAEQRRAFEMSLDIDASREDVWRALTEAEELVRWFPLEARVTPGEGGSMMWSWGEGWEWETRIDAWEPGRLLRLVQEDARPYDSQGRPLPPGEAEPARIAMEFTLETHQGNTRLRLVHSGFGHGSAWENELEGITEGWQAELRGLRHYLAHHRGKGRHAGRAWLTTSTPREAAWVRLLGPGGFPVMPAEPREGEPYEVVAPGGQRFSGTVELHLPGQTLAGTVRELEGGWFRLLTWREASGSTGVWAWISTYSGDEAPVRQFKQRAQAALERLFPER; encoded by the coding sequence ATGAAGGAGACGACCATGGAGAAGACCGCGACTGAAGCGGAGCAGCGGCGCGCGTTCGAGATGTCGCTCGACATCGATGCGTCGCGAGAGGACGTGTGGCGGGCGCTGACCGAGGCGGAGGAGCTGGTGCGATGGTTCCCGCTCGAGGCTCGTGTCACGCCGGGCGAGGGCGGCTCCATGATGTGGTCATGGGGAGAAGGTTGGGAGTGGGAGACGCGGATCGACGCCTGGGAGCCGGGGCGGCTCTTGCGCCTGGTACAGGAGGATGCGCGGCCGTACGACTCGCAGGGCCGCCCGCTGCCGCCAGGCGAGGCCGAGCCGGCGCGAATCGCGATGGAGTTCACCTTGGAGACGCATCAGGGGAACACCCGGCTCAGGCTGGTGCACTCGGGGTTCGGCCACGGGTCCGCGTGGGAGAACGAGCTGGAAGGAATCACCGAAGGCTGGCAGGCCGAGCTCCGGGGCCTCCGGCATTACCTGGCGCATCACCGGGGGAAGGGCCGCCACGCGGGGCGCGCATGGCTCACCACATCGACGCCCCGGGAGGCCGCGTGGGTCAGGCTGCTCGGCCCCGGCGGATTCCCGGTGATGCCGGCCGAGCCGAGGGAGGGCGAGCCATACGAGGTGGTGGCGCCCGGCGGGCAGCGGTTCAGCGGCACCGTCGAGCTCCATCTGCCGGGCCAGACCCTGGCGGGCACGGTCCGCGAGCTGGAGGGCGGCTGGTTCCGGCTGCTCACCTGGAGGGAGGCCTCCGGGAGCACCGGCGTGTGGGCGTGGATCTCGACCTACTCGGGAGACGAAGCACCGGTGCGGCAGTTCAAGCAGCGGGCGCAGGCAGCGCTGGAACGGCTTTTTCCTGAGCGGTAA
- a CDS encoding isoprenylcysteine carboxylmethyltransferase family protein, which produces MTLELIIGIIIPTLWIAWLVYWWYSARNVKPTRVREPLHSQLQHRVPLMLAAFLLAAPRWVPGVLTRRFLPAGPVFPILGTIMLAAGLGFSVWARRHLGRNWSAQVVVKEDHALVRSGPYRYLRHPIYTGLLLAFLGMVVTIGELRAILAFAFALLAFARKSRAEEDRMRETFPEYERYRQDTAALIPFVY; this is translated from the coding sequence ATGACGCTCGAGCTCATCATCGGCATCATCATCCCGACGCTCTGGATCGCCTGGCTCGTGTACTGGTGGTACAGTGCCCGGAATGTGAAGCCAACCCGCGTGCGGGAGCCGCTGCACTCGCAGCTGCAGCATCGCGTTCCGCTCATGCTCGCCGCCTTTCTCCTGGCCGCACCACGCTGGGTGCCCGGGGTGCTCACCAGGCGATTTCTCCCCGCGGGTCCCGTCTTCCCCATTCTGGGCACGATCATGCTGGCGGCCGGCTTAGGGTTCTCGGTCTGGGCCCGCCGGCACCTCGGCCGCAACTGGAGCGCGCAGGTGGTGGTGAAGGAGGACCATGCGCTGGTCCGCAGCGGTCCGTACCGGTACCTGCGCCACCCGATCTACACCGGCCTCCTGCTGGCCTTTCTGGGCATGGTGGTGACTATCGGGGAATTGAGGGCCATCCTGGCCTTCGCGTTCGCGCTGCTCGCCTTCGCGCGGAAGAGCCGGGCGGAGGAAGACCGGATGCGGGAGACGTTCCCGGAGTACGAGCGGTATCGGCAGGACACGGCGGCGCTGATCCCGTTCGTTTACTGA